The genomic DNA GATAATTTTCAACCTTGCATTGCAGGATGTTTTCATGCTATTCTCAGTAATGTGTGTTTCATCACTAGTGACATGACCCACACCACCCAGATCAGCCCAATTTTATCATTCTTTGCTGAAGCTGCTTCTTTACATAAACAGAAAGTGAaagtactgtaaatatttaaatcattcTCAAATCAGAGCCTTCAAATACTCTTAAAGGTTAAGCACCATTACAAAGGTAACATTATTCTAAAACCATTTTCTTTCTCTAATATTATAGTCTAATATTAACTCCTTACAGTGCTCAGGTAAAATAACCACTCAATGAAGAACTGACAATAGACAATACGGCAAATTAAACTGATACGGCAGTAAATTAGTCAATAAAGTGTTCGTCCAACAAAAGACGAATCCAAGGATGGCCAAATATTTCTTCTCCCAAAAAGCACACACAATGTTGGGACACTGACAATTAAGTTTTGGTTTTGGAATGCTGATTAGTGCCCTACTGTACTGAACTATGGAGCTGATACACCTGTTTCCACCCACAAGGGCAGGTACTATAAAATGATGGAGTTTGGTTAAGATTGTTAGTGTGTGGGTTTCTCAAGAGATCTTGCACTGTTAGACATTTCCAAGGGTttttacagtaacttactggcaacatttgaaGGCAAAATTGGTTTGAATGACATAAGGGTaagtaaaaagattaaaaaaatataattttcagATTAATTAACCCTTTCATTCACAGTCAAAACGTTTTGTGGACTTAAAATAGAACtggttaaaatgaaacaatgacTGTCTGTGCTGACATCCAGCATTACATTAACTTTtatataaaatggtaaacaaTGTACAGtgcaatacatttttatcaggaTGTGCATTCCCTGATTCATGACATTTTACGCTGCTAAAACAATGCTCTATCGTTGAGCTATACAATTTAGATACAGTAAATTTACTTACCAACTTATAGTACTATGCACAGGAAATGAATTGTCATATGAAATAACACAGTAGCTTCAAAAATACCATTCTTTTTGTATAAAATATTCTATATTAAACAATCCAGACGTCTCTATAGTTGTTAACTTAGTATGTTACCTATGCAGCCTTGTCTAACAGTTTTCAGCATTCATGAAGTTACAATGATTAGCTTTGTAAATATCTTGGAGGATGCACAGTGTGGTGCTGTTCAACCTGAATGTTTAATACAGAGAGGTATTTTTATAAGCTTTGTAGTATTCATAATCATATAAAAAAGGagaataaaataaatctcaGTTTATACcagttttaatttaattcacAAATGATTTAACCGTTTCGGTGTTTCACTAAGCCTCGCTCTGACTACCAGAATCATTTGGGTGAACAACCTGAGGGCCGCGGGTCATACAAACagtaaatacacaaatattattttacCTTGTTTGCCTTTTCATTCTGTCAGGTAACACTTAGTTGAAAAGCGCAGTTGTCACGGGGATTaaagtttttcttgaaaacTCTATCTTAGTGGCATTCCTAATCTCTGTCCCTGAAACAACCTGTTAAACTTCACTACACAGAAATGGGAACTTACTTTATAAACAATCTGCAGtattatatatatgtttttaattaCAGAAATGTCTAACAGTGTATGTGAGTGTGAATGATGATTAATGTAAACTTTAAAgagatgtatttaaaaaaaaaaaaatcatttttggtAAAAGGCTAATctcatttaataatttaatacaaAATGTGTAGTTTTCTATAGTTAGttacaatgtataatatatttaaataagacATTATAATATTGTTAACTAGagatgcaatgatattacatttTATCACAGATACTTAGCTGATTATTCAGACTGGTACCTGATAGTGATGCTGACACCgctagtttggtggttatattaacttgcattaactaaattctgaagattacattttctaaatgttatttatataatGACCATTGATACTGAACATCAAACTATGTTTTCTTAAATTTTCTACACAAAGCTcatattcattgcattttcctgaTTGACAGGATATCGGCCATGACTATCGGCTGTTATCTCCCGATAGCGGATTGTATCGACAAATACTGATTATTGGCTGATATATAAGTGCATTTTTATGTGTAACAGTtcatcattaaaatataaatgacctattttctaaatataaaataatatataacaacaaataatattatatatatatagacttGTTTTGAGCATAAGTATTAaatctttctgtctgttgttCTGCAGGTGGCATTACGTTGAGGTGCGCATACTGTGAGTCTTTAAAAAGATGGGTCACAAGTGTTGGCACCTGCATCTGTCGCTTATCATTTCTATATTACTGTGGAATTCGGCGGGTACGTGCTTTCTTATTTCTTATACAAATGTATCCGGCTGCTATATTTCAcaacatcaattacaacatcatttTCATTCTACAAATGAAAAGCTTTTAACTCTCGTGTCATACAGGTGCGCAGCAAATCAAGAGTATAACACCCAACAGTGGCGGCATCAATGGAGGAACAAGACTGACCATAAACGGGGaaggtattaaaaaaaaaattctttatgTAAGCTAAAGTAATCTTAAGAGTAACATGAAATATATAATTAATTGATATTTATATACTATTGATTTAGATGATATTGGCTCATGATTTAACACAATATGTTTAAACGCAACAAGAATGATGGAATTTCTTGCTATCTAATAACTTTGGTTATATTTCTTGAGGTTTTGCTGAAGTCAGTCAGTTCGGTGTAAATGTAGACGACCCAATCAATGGCAACAATGTGACTTTGGTGTCTCGGACGAGATCGATTCCCTGTGATGTCGAAAACGATTCCAGTCACTCCAAACAGATTGTGTGCTATACAAGGCAAGAATTacttgtttaaaatatattttcattgtttttataaatatgtttttataaataaatttattacacggctctctggaatgcttgattctgattgatcagttgagacatttgcaggtttgttcttttcaaataataaccgctccaaagtaataacgcatagccggaactacttgtacgattaaaatcgctccgcgccaataaagatcaataaagattactgtttggcgccatcttgtgacaaacactgaacAACCACagttaagaatggaaaatttttacattaattttaacatgtacggaaaaaaacaaaacatttaaacagtggatagaagaacgaacaacgacaagagacagagagcttactgagactgaacttgacaaaatagagcatgacagctacgaagccaacacacaaaaacatacagaatgggcattaaaacttctcaaagactggctaaaagagaacaaatggagacagtatgaagcagaggatcttaataaggtattacgatcattttatgcatctgtgcaaagtttcgcagaaggataaaaatgttaatttaaaacaaatatgccaataaaaattttcaaattcatattcatgtccgttttgtttaatgtttaaaggtTAATTTATTCAGgcaattattttctaaatataaacaaaatttaGAAGCAACATTTTAAGGTCAGTAGGTAAGGTCAACTTGCCACAAAGAATTAAAGTTTTGTAAATGCATGCAATGATTACATCTGAAAATCTGAGAAATATTGCTGATTATAGTGACACACAGACAGATATATTGTAGagcctacactctaaaaatgctgggttattttcaacccagaatTGAGTcaaaaaaggacaaacccaGTCATTGGATTAAATTAACCCATAACATTTTTtgatttgacccaacaatgggttaaacagCCAAGCATTTTGGTTTGACAAAACAACAGGTGTGTGCACtcttaaaatgctgggttattttcaacccaccATTGACTCAAAAAGAGATGAACCCAACCCACTGGGTTGTATTTTAAGGCATGCTAGATTGTTTCAAGCCCCCctccccccccaaaaaaaagcattttaaatcaaaaatcaaCAAGAATTAATGTtataattttaaacaatataataataataataataataaacgtaataataaaatatattatatgtttattgtaTAAGGATGCTTAACTGGATTATAACTGCAAATCATTGCATTGTCTCCTTCAGAGCACTTCCAGAAGATCATTATGACGTCAGCGTGAATGGTGTTTCTGCAGAGGGTTTTGGCATTTCCAAGTTCAGTGTAAGTATAGAAAGACTCCAGTAACATGTTTACCATATCAAAGTACATATAAGACAATATACTCATATCTTTTAAAAACATGGAAACTTAAATACATGCTGTACACGTCCTTACAGAGCGGATATGGTTCTACACCCACCATTCAAAGTCTCAGCCCACATTCTGGTCTTCCAGGTAAGATTCTTGTTTTAGTCAGTTAATTTGTTTTACAAATGGCACTTTTTTGCTTccttgtttttttaaagtaaagtaATTTGAACACTTCATATGTTGTCAATAAAAAGGGACTGTGGTGACAATCCGAGGAAACATTTACACTGATGTGTATGGAAGCAATGCTGAGAGTCAGAAACCACGATTTGTTAGGTCTGGTGAAAGCTGTAAttcacagaaaaaaatacaatgCTTGCAATCTCTTGATATTGGGTCTATCTTATTActgtttttcatttgtattctTTAAACAGGGCATACATGGGTGGCATGTCTTGTGAACTACTGAAACCTAATTCAGAGGAAAAGTAAGCATAGGCGAAGTAACTTATCAATAAAAATTCTAAAAATCAGTGTATACTGCATAAATTACCGTTTATTTTCCAGATACGGTCTGAAATTGGACAATGAGAAGAGTTTCTCAGGATACATGAGTTGCAAAATGACGGGGACATATGTTGGTGAGGAATTTTCATTAATTAAATAACGAGAACATTCAATGAAAATTACTGTAATTGAAATTTCTAGTTTAATAAATTGTCGTTCGTCATGATTTTCAGGTGATCAAAACTTCAGTTATATTCTGGATGGTGCATATGGGAGGTCAGAGGAGTCTGATGTTACTTTAAATCAAATTTCTATAGAAGTGTCTGCTTCTCATTATTGGAACGTTATTGGGAATAAAAACATTGTCTTTTCTAGGAGTCTGCCAGATCTTGAGCTTTTCAATGTCTCATCGCTTAACAAGCTCGCCATGTTCCAGACATACGCTGgtatagatttattttcttaatcaATACAGACTTTGATTCCCTGCAAATCCCgacttgttgttttttaaataatgtgttccTTTTTTTAGAGGTGACAGGAGTTTCTCCATCTGAGGGCAGCGTGTTGGGTGGCACATCATTGACCATTCAGGGACGCTACTTTGACAAGACTAACCTGCCAGCTGTAGTTTTAGTGGGAGGTAAACCTGATCAGTTATATCAGTTGTTAATGTATTCGGACTGcaaccacactgaaaaaaaatgatatattgaatttaatcaatttttttaaggtaagtggttgcaatcaatttatttaagctacatttaaacaaaagttttatattttattttacgttagtaatcttttttgtttaaatgtagcttaaataaattgattgcaaccacgtaccttaaaaaaatagattaaattcaatgtatcattttttttcagtgcagtaaTCGATAAAATCAAAAATAATCATTGTCATCGttatgcattacaatattaagttaaaagcgttacttagttacttctCATGGAAAGTACTGcttaagttacttttaagttactttttcttacttggctgaggcttgatctctttcatgctttgcatgtgtttttatgACAGATAAGTTGTGCCTTTAGAAACTGCATATTTACGTGGCAAAAAAATTTGAAGCTCTGTcatgcacgctttataaatgaggccccggGTCTGCTCGATACAGTGCGAGCTGAAGCGCACTGAACAGTGATGATAGTGCAATGATcgacattgttttatttttctcatGGATCATTTGTTTTAAAGTAGCAGATAAAAAGCATAATAGGACCCTTTTAAAATAATCACAAATATTTAATCCATCTAATTAACATTTGCTGTTTTACTATCCTCAGGCCAAGAGTGTCAGATTCAGAATGTATCAGATGAGAAGATAGTCTGTTTGACTCCTGGCTATGAAAGGACTAACATGACAGTTTTTCCAGGTGAGAACCTAAAGTCTAATCTCAGAATGGTGTCATCCCATTCTGTCAAATGTCTCTTTATCGCCTAATACCACACTTTGAAGATCTGATCAATGTGTCACTCTCCAAATGTCATGCTATCTATCATGACCACAATCTCTTGGGCCACATAGAATTACGGGTAGTTTTGGGGGGTCGGACACACCTGAACCAGGCTTGTACAAAATGTGTTTAAGTTAGTGCCTTGGATTTTGGGTACCTTCTGACTGCATTACATCAGTATTACAAGtgtgtgaaaatgtaaagaccCTCCATGGTATAAGCCCCATAtcagtattaaaataaaaaccttaatcaacagatttttttcttaaatgttcAACATTTTCAACAATCTGCATTGTATACGTAAACATATGATCAcacctgtaaatgtacataaacaTACATTCAATCCAAACTTTTGTTCACACATACTATCATGTGCATATAAAGATGTAgacatatataattttttattacattaaattGCTCCTATATGGTTCAATAAATCGTTAAACTGTTGTGTTTGCAGGCAGCAGAGGATTACGAATGGAAATGTGGAATAACAGTGATCCCATTGATCTAGAGGACGTTTTGGACTATAATGCCAGCATGTCAGGTTATTCTGTACAGTGGGTGGATTCTCTGTCTTATGTGTTTCCTGCTGAAATGAATAACTTTGTGGCTCGATTGAGCGGTTTCTTTGTTCCGATGGAAACAGACAACTACTATTTCCTAATCAAAGGAGACTATCGGTGCATGCTATATTTCAGCCTGACAGGTCTTTCACAGGATAAAGTATGTTAATTACACTAAAATCAATTAAATATAAGTAAATTGA from Misgurnus anguillicaudatus chromosome 20, ASM2758022v2, whole genome shotgun sequence includes the following:
- the LOC141351621 gene encoding fibrocystin-L-like, yielding MGHKCWHLHLSLIISILLWNSAGAQQIKSITPNSGGINGGTRLTINGEGFAEVSQFGVNVDDPINGNNVTLVSRTRSIPCDVENDSSHSKQIVCYTRALPEDHYDVSVNGTPVTCLPYQSTYKTIYSYLLKTWKLKYMLYTSLQSGYGSTPTIQSLSPHSGLPGTVVTIRGNIYTDVYGSNAESQKPRFVRAYMGGMSCELLKPNSEEKSLPDLELFNVSSLNKLAMFQTYAEVTGVSPSEGSVLGGTSLTIQGRYFDKTNLPAVVLVGGQECQIQNVSDEKIVCLTPGYERTNMTVFPGSRGLRMEMWNNSDPIDLEDVLDYNASMSGYSVQWVDSLSYVFPAEMNNFVARLSGFFVPMETDNYYFLIKGDYRCMLYFSLTGLSQDKVRIAYHDNSTYSFYDYTSQKSEIMRLKKGKPYYIEVLVQEYYDEASVDVGFFKEISTFTYNQTKEAINEKQQINASYDVLPEKQVREHTEAL